A genomic stretch from Pseudomonas mendocina includes:
- the leuS gene encoding leucine--tRNA ligase — protein sequence MQEQYQPREIEAAAQSHWDAHNSFVVSEQPGKDTFYCLSMFPYPSGKLHMGHVRNYTIGDVIARYHRMQGKNVLQPMGWDAFGMPAENAAMKNNVAPAKWTYENIAYMKTQLKSLGLAIDWTREVTTCKPDYYRWEQWLFTKLFEKGVIYRKNGTVNWDPVDQTVLANEQVIDGRGWRSGALIEKREIPMYYFKITAYADELLSSLDELDGWPEQVKTMQRNWIGKSFGADIVFAYDVDSIGQAGQLKVYSTRPDTLMGATYVAVSSEHALAVQAAANNPELQAFIAECKAGSVAEADMATMEKKGVNTGLFVIHPLNGNKLPVFVANYVLAGYGEGAVMAVPAHDERDFEFATKYNLPMVQVYQGNAEQQFDAAQWQDWYGDKQGLTTINSGKYDGKDFSAAFDAIVADLEACEHGARKTQFRLRDWGISRQRYWGCPIPIIHCDSCGDVPVPEDQLPVVLPEDVVPDGAGSPLAKMPEFYSCTCPKCGAAAKRETDTMDTFVESSWYFARYASPHYEGGMVDPQAANHWLPVDQYIGGIEHAILHLLYARFFHKLMRDEGLVSSNEPFKNLLTQGMVVAETYYRTLENGGKDWFNPADVEVERDAKAKIIGAKLKSDGLPVEIGGTEKMSKSKNNGVDPQAMIDAYGADTCRLFMMFASPPDMSLEWSDSGVEGANRFLRRVWRLAQAHVNQGPAAKLDLSNLSDEQKAVRRAIHLAIKQASTDIGQYHKFNTAIAQVMTLMNVLEKAPQSTAQDRALLQEGLETVALLLAPITPHISHQLWQELGHSDAIIDAQWPTVDESALVQDSLTLVVQVNGKLRGQIEVPASASREEIEASARNNENVLRFTEGLSIRKVIVVPGKLVNIVAN from the coding sequence ATGCAAGAACAGTATCAGCCACGTGAAATTGAAGCCGCCGCGCAGTCCCACTGGGATGCGCACAATTCCTTTGTAGTGAGCGAACAGCCAGGCAAGGACACGTTCTACTGCCTGTCGATGTTCCCCTACCCGAGCGGCAAGCTGCACATGGGCCATGTGCGTAACTACACCATCGGCGACGTAATCGCCCGCTATCACCGCATGCAAGGCAAAAATGTGCTGCAGCCAATGGGCTGGGACGCGTTCGGCATGCCGGCAGAGAACGCTGCGATGAAGAACAACGTCGCACCGGCCAAGTGGACCTACGAGAACATCGCGTACATGAAGACCCAGCTCAAGAGCTTGGGCTTGGCCATTGATTGGACCCGCGAAGTCACCACCTGCAAGCCTGATTACTACCGCTGGGAACAGTGGCTGTTCACTAAGCTGTTTGAAAAAGGTGTGATCTACCGCAAAAACGGTACTGTTAACTGGGACCCAGTTGACCAAACCGTACTGGCCAACGAACAAGTGATCGATGGCCGCGGCTGGCGCTCAGGCGCGCTGATCGAAAAGCGCGAAATCCCGATGTACTACTTCAAGATCACCGCCTACGCGGATGAACTCTTGAGCAGTCTTGATGAACTGGATGGCTGGCCTGAGCAGGTCAAAACCATGCAGCGCAACTGGATCGGTAAGAGCTTCGGCGCGGACATCGTATTCGCCTACGACGTAGACAGCATTGGCCAGGCTGGCCAGCTCAAGGTCTACTCGACCCGCCCGGACACCCTGATGGGCGCCACCTACGTGGCTGTTTCCAGTGAGCACGCACTGGCTGTACAAGCCGCTGCCAACAATCCTGAGCTGCAAGCTTTCATCGCCGAATGCAAAGCAGGCTCAGTGGCTGAAGCCGATATGGCGACCATGGAGAAGAAAGGCGTTAATACTGGCCTGTTCGTCATCCACCCGCTTAACGGCAACAAACTGCCGGTGTTCGTAGCCAATTACGTGTTGGCTGGTTATGGCGAAGGCGCCGTAATGGCAGTACCTGCTCACGATGAGCGCGACTTCGAGTTCGCCACCAAGTACAACCTGCCGATGGTTCAGGTTTACCAGGGCAATGCCGAACAGCAGTTCGACGCCGCCCAATGGCAGGACTGGTACGGTGATAAACAAGGCCTGACCACCATCAATTCCGGCAAATACGATGGCAAAGACTTCAGCGCCGCCTTCGACGCGATCGTTGCTGATCTGGAAGCCTGTGAGCACGGTGCCCGTAAGACTCAGTTCCGCCTGCGTGACTGGGGTATCAGCCGCCAGCGTTACTGGGGCTGCCCTATCCCAATCATCCACTGCGACAGCTGTGGCGACGTACCAGTCCCGGAAGACCAACTGCCCGTTGTACTGCCCGAAGACGTAGTGCCGGACGGCGCTGGCTCACCGCTGGCCAAAATGCCTGAGTTCTACAGCTGCACCTGCCCGAAATGTGGCGCTGCAGCCAAGCGCGAAACCGATACCATGGACACGTTCGTGGAAAGCTCCTGGTATTTCGCACGCTATGCCTCGCCTCACTACGAAGGCGGTATGGTTGACCCGCAAGCAGCCAACCACTGGTTGCCGGTTGATCAGTACATCGGTGGTATCGAACACGCCATTCTGCACCTGCTGTATGCGCGCTTCTTCCACAAGCTGATGCGCGACGAAGGCCTGGTCTCTTCCAATGAGCCGTTCAAAAACCTGCTGACTCAGGGCATGGTGGTTGCAGAAACCTACTACCGCACCCTTGAAAACGGCGGCAAGGATTGGTTCAACCCAGCTGATGTCGAAGTAGAACGCGATGCCAAGGCCAAGATCATCGGCGCCAAACTGAAGAGCGACGGCCTGCCAGTTGAAATCGGCGGCACCGAAAAGATGTCCAAGTCGAAGAACAACGGCGTAGACCCGCAGGCCATGATCGACGCCTACGGCGCCGACACCTGCCGTCTGTTCATGATGTTCGCCTCGCCACCCGACATGAGCCTGGAGTGGTCCGACTCTGGTGTAGAAGGTGCTAACCGCTTCCTGCGTCGTGTCTGGCGTCTGGCCCAAGCCCATGTTAATCAGGGACCTGCTGCCAAACTGGATCTGAGCAACCTCAGCGACGAACAGAAAGCCGTACGCCGAGCCATTCACCTGGCTATCAAGCAAGCCAGCACCGATATTGGCCAATACCACAAGTTCAACACTGCCATTGCTCAGGTAATGACGCTGATGAACGTATTGGAAAAAGCACCGCAGTCCACTGCTCAAGACCGCGCTCTGCTGCAAGAAGGCCTGGAAACGGTAGCTCTGCTGCTGGCCCCGATTACCCCGCACATCAGCCATCAGCTGTGGCAGGAACTGGGACACTCTGATGCCATCATTGATGCACAGTGGCCAACGGTGGATGAGTCCGCACTGGTTCAGGACAGCCTGACACTGGTGGTACAGGTCAACGGCAAGCTGCGCGGTCAGATTGAAGTACCTGCCAGCGCCAGCCGTGAAGAGATCGAAGCCAGCGCACGTAACAACGAAAATGTCCTGCGATTCACTGAAGGCCTGAGCATCCGCAAGGTCATCGTGGTTCCAGGCAAACTGGTCAACATCGTCGCCAACTGA
- a CDS encoding peptide ABC transporter ATP-binding protein, translating into MNAVLTARDLTRHYEVSQGLFKPNAKVQALNGVSFELLPGKTLAVVGESGCGKSTLARALTLIEEPTSGSLQIAGQEVTGASKTERKQLRRDVQMVFQNPYASLNPRQKIGDQLAEPLLINTSLSGSERRDKVQAMMQQVGLRPEHYQRYPHMFSGGQRQRIALARAMMLQPKVLVADEPTSALDVSIQAQVLNLFMDLQEQFNTGYVFISHNLSVVRHVADDILVMYLGRPVEMGNSELIYNRPLHPYTQALLSATPAIHPDPDKPKIKLTGELPNPLSPPSGCAFHQRCPRASARCREEQPTLRELDSRQVACHHAEEGI; encoded by the coding sequence ATGAATGCCGTACTGACTGCCCGAGACCTAACCCGTCACTACGAAGTATCACAAGGCCTGTTCAAACCCAACGCTAAGGTACAGGCCCTTAATGGCGTGTCCTTTGAACTACTTCCTGGCAAAACCCTGGCGGTGGTTGGTGAGTCTGGCTGCGGCAAGTCAACCTTGGCCCGTGCCCTGACACTGATCGAAGAGCCGACCTCTGGCTCCCTGCAAATCGCCGGGCAAGAAGTGACAGGAGCCAGCAAAACTGAACGCAAACAACTGCGCCGGGATGTGCAGATGGTGTTTCAGAACCCCTACGCTTCCCTCAACCCCCGGCAGAAAATCGGCGACCAATTGGCCGAGCCACTGCTGATCAACACCTCTCTGTCTGGCAGCGAACGGCGAGATAAGGTACAGGCCATGATGCAGCAAGTTGGCCTGCGCCCTGAGCATTACCAGCGCTACCCTCATATGTTTTCAGGCGGCCAACGCCAGCGCATCGCCCTTGCACGGGCAATGATGCTGCAACCCAAAGTGCTGGTAGCGGATGAGCCGACCTCAGCGCTGGATGTGTCGATTCAAGCGCAGGTTCTCAACCTGTTTATGGATCTGCAGGAGCAGTTCAATACCGGGTATGTGTTCATCTCCCACAACCTGTCCGTAGTACGCCATGTGGCAGACGATATTCTGGTGATGTACCTGGGTAGGCCGGTGGAAATGGGCAACAGCGAGCTGATCTACAACCGGCCACTACACCCGTACACCCAAGCCCTACTGTCAGCAACTCCGGCCATTCACCCAGATCCGGACAAGCCAAAAATAAAACTCACTGGCGAACTCCCTAACCCTCTCTCACCGCCCAGTGGTTGTGCATTTCACCAACGCTGCCCTCGAGCCAGCGCACGCTGTCGTGAAGAGCAACCTACCCTGCGTGAGCTGGACAGCCGGCAAGTGGCCTGTCACCATGCAGAAGAGGGCATTTGA
- a CDS encoding ABC transporter ATP-binding protein, which yields MNLLDIKNLSVRFGGANAVPVVDGLDLSVKKGEVLAIVGESGSGKSVTMMALMGLIEAPGIVTADTLHFDGTDMKSLKGKQRRNIIGKDLSMVFQDPMTALNPSFTVGYQIEEVLRQHRGLKGRAARQRALELLEKVEIPAAASRLDAYPHQLSGGMSQRVAIAMAIAAEPKLLIADEPTTALDVTIQAQIMDLLVALQKEQNMALVLITHDLAVVAETAQRVCVMYAGQAVEIGSVPMLFNSPTHPYTEALLKAIPEHSLGQSRLETLPGIVPGRYDRPKGCLLSPRCPYADNRCQAQQPTLTTHPRGAVRCFNPLNLTAEVA from the coding sequence ATGAATTTGCTGGATATCAAAAACCTCAGCGTGCGCTTCGGCGGCGCCAACGCCGTACCGGTTGTAGACGGCCTTGATTTAAGTGTGAAAAAGGGAGAAGTGCTGGCCATTGTCGGCGAGTCTGGCTCTGGCAAATCAGTAACTATGATGGCGCTGATGGGCCTGATCGAAGCTCCCGGCATCGTGACTGCAGATACGCTGCACTTTGACGGCACTGATATGAAAAGCCTCAAGGGCAAGCAACGCCGCAATATCATCGGCAAAGACCTGTCGATGGTCTTTCAAGACCCCATGACAGCCCTAAACCCGAGTTTTACTGTCGGCTATCAAATTGAAGAGGTATTGCGTCAGCACCGCGGCCTCAAAGGCCGTGCTGCACGCCAGCGGGCCTTAGAACTGCTTGAGAAAGTCGAGATTCCGGCTGCTGCCAGCCGTCTCGACGCATACCCGCACCAACTGTCCGGCGGTATGAGTCAGCGCGTGGCGATTGCCATGGCGATTGCCGCCGAACCCAAGCTGCTGATTGCAGATGAACCCACCACTGCTCTGGACGTCACCATTCAGGCGCAGATCATGGACTTGCTGGTCGCCCTGCAAAAAGAACAGAACATGGCTCTGGTGCTGATCACCCACGACCTTGCCGTGGTGGCTGAAACAGCTCAGCGGGTGTGCGTGATGTATGCCGGACAAGCAGTGGAGATTGGCTCGGTGCCCATGCTGTTCAACTCCCCAACCCATCCTTATACCGAAGCGCTGCTCAAGGCCATTCCCGAGCACAGCCTGGGCCAGAGCCGCCTGGAAACCCTGCCGGGAATTGTACCGGGGCGCTATGACCGACCTAAAGGCTGCCTGCTCTCGCCACGCTGCCCCTACGCCGACAACCGCTGCCAGGCTCAACAACCAACCCTGACGACACACCCGCGCGGCGCCGTGCGCTGCTTCAACCCGCTTAATTTGACTGCGGAGGTGGCCTGA
- a CDS encoding ABC transporter permease subunit, translated as MNTTTHVSSVDQALLYPSPLKEFWQAFAHNKGAVAGLIFMLILVFCALFAPWVAPHNPSEQYRDFLLTPPAWLEGGQMQFLLGTDELGRDLLSRLIHGARLSLLIGLASVVMSLIPGIFLGLVAGFFPRLLGPVITRLMDIMLALPSLLLAVAIVAILGPGLINTIFAIAIVSLPSYVRLTRAAVMGELNRDYVTASRLAGASLPRLMFICVLPNCMAPLIVQATLSFSSAILDAAALGFLGLGVQPPTPEWGTMLASARDYIERAWWVVSLPGLTILLSVLAINLMGDGLRDALDPKLKNAQ; from the coding sequence ATGAATACGACTACGCACGTCTCCAGCGTCGATCAGGCGCTGCTTTACCCCTCCCCATTGAAAGAGTTCTGGCAGGCCTTTGCTCACAATAAAGGTGCAGTGGCCGGGCTAATATTTATGCTGATCTTGGTGTTCTGCGCCCTCTTCGCGCCTTGGGTGGCGCCGCATAACCCCAGCGAACAATACCGCGATTTTCTCTTGACCCCTCCGGCCTGGCTGGAAGGCGGCCAGATGCAGTTTTTACTCGGCACTGACGAGCTGGGCCGCGATCTGCTGTCACGGCTGATTCACGGTGCTCGCCTGTCGCTGCTGATCGGCCTAGCGTCAGTGGTGATGTCTCTTATCCCCGGCATTTTTCTCGGTCTGGTAGCTGGGTTCTTTCCGCGCCTGCTTGGCCCGGTCATTACCCGCTTGATGGACATCATGCTGGCCCTCCCGTCACTGCTGCTAGCAGTGGCCATTGTCGCCATCCTTGGCCCTGGGCTGATCAATACCATCTTCGCCATCGCCATCGTCTCGCTGCCCTCGTATGTGCGCCTCACCCGCGCTGCGGTGATGGGCGAGCTGAATCGCGATTACGTAACGGCTTCGCGACTGGCCGGAGCCAGTCTGCCGCGCCTGATGTTTATCTGCGTGCTGCCCAACTGCATGGCCCCGCTGATCGTGCAGGCCACCCTGAGCTTCTCATCCGCCATTCTCGATGCTGCGGCGCTGGGCTTCCTCGGCCTTGGTGTGCAACCGCCAACCCCAGAATGGGGCACCATGCTGGCCTCAGCGCGGGATTACATCGAACGCGCATGGTGGGTCGTGAGCCTGCCGGGCTTGACCATCCTGCTCAGCGTGTTGGCCATCAACCTGATGGGAGACGGCCTGCGTGATGCACTCGATCCCAAACTGAAAAATGCGCAGTAA
- a CDS encoding ABC transporter permease subunit, with protein sequence MFSFILRRLGLLIPTFFGITLLTFALIRIIPGDPVEVMMGERRVDPVMHAEAMERLGLNKPLYAQYIDYISQLAHGNLGESLRTREGVWTEFTTLFPATLELALAALLFAGTIGLIAGVIAALKRGSLFDHGVMGISLAGYSMPIFWWGLLLIMFFSVGLGWTPVSGRLDLLYDIEPVTGFMLIDTLLSDEEGAFLDALHHLILPAVVLGTIPLAVIARMTRSAMLEVLREDYVRTARAKGLSPARVVFVHGLRNALIPVLTVIGLQVGTLLAGAVLTETIFSWPGIGKWLIEAIGARDYPVVQNGILLIACLVILVNFVVDILYGLANPRIRHQR encoded by the coding sequence ATGTTTAGTTTTATCCTCCGTCGTCTGGGACTTTTGATCCCCACCTTCTTCGGCATCACCTTGCTGACCTTCGCCCTGATCCGCATAATCCCAGGTGACCCGGTGGAGGTCATGATGGGCGAGCGCCGTGTCGACCCGGTGATGCATGCCGAAGCCATGGAACGCCTTGGCCTGAACAAGCCGCTTTACGCCCAGTACATCGACTACATCAGCCAGCTTGCCCACGGCAACCTCGGTGAGTCATTGCGTACCCGCGAAGGGGTCTGGACTGAATTCACCACATTATTCCCGGCCACGCTGGAACTGGCATTGGCAGCCTTGCTGTTTGCCGGAACCATTGGCTTGATAGCCGGTGTAATCGCAGCACTTAAGCGGGGCTCGCTGTTTGACCACGGCGTGATGGGCATCTCCCTAGCAGGCTATTCCATGCCGATTTTCTGGTGGGGCCTGCTGTTGATCATGTTTTTCTCCGTCGGTCTGGGCTGGACGCCCGTTTCAGGACGCCTCGACCTGCTGTACGACATAGAGCCAGTGACCGGCTTTATGCTGATCGACACCCTCCTCTCAGACGAGGAAGGGGCATTTCTCGATGCACTGCATCACCTGATTTTGCCCGCCGTGGTATTGGGCACAATCCCGCTGGCAGTGATTGCCCGCATGACCCGATCGGCCATGCTGGAAGTGCTGCGTGAAGATTACGTGCGCACCGCCCGCGCCAAGGGGCTGTCCCCGGCCCGCGTGGTGTTTGTGCATGGTTTACGCAATGCACTGATTCCGGTGCTGACCGTAATCGGCCTGCAAGTCGGCACCCTGCTGGCCGGTGCAGTCCTGACTGAAACAATTTTCTCCTGGCCGGGTATCGGCAAGTGGCTGATCGAAGCCATTGGTGCCCGGGATTATCCGGTGGTGCAGAACGGCATCCTGCTGATCGCCTGCCTGGTGATTCTGGTCAACTTCGTCGTGGACATCCTGTACGGGCTGGCCAATCCACGCATCCGCCACCAGCGCTAA
- a CDS encoding ABC transporter substrate-binding protein: protein MASVVSLAQAKSLVVCTEASPEGFDLVQYTAATTFDATAETIFDRLIGFKPGTTELQPRLATSWEISDDGLSYTFHLRPDVHFHTTSYFTPTRTFNADDVIWTFKRPMDRKAPWYDSAIRGYAYFDSMAMGELIKSVEKLDAMTVRFTLTRPDAAFLADLAMGFTSIYSAEYGDQLLAAGKTGLINSQPIGTGPFVFGRYVKDAQVRFKANPAYFGGKPKIDQLIFAISTDASVRLQKLRAGECQVALLPKAEDIPKLREDSNLAVEEIDALMTNYLTINTEHPPLDDARVRKAINLAIDRKALLNAMSGGGQLTPAVNPYPSSMLGYDETAKPIQRDLEEAKRLLKEAGVNDLKIDLFMRNGSSTSVPNPGLIAQMIQADLAQANISLNIRMLEWGELLRRAKNGEHDLALLGWMSDNGDPDNFLGPNLSCAAAKSGENQARWCNQEFESLIQKAKLVTDPATRADLYKQALQVFQRELPWVALSHPRMYVVLNKKVSGYVISPLGNSNFSTVELK, encoded by the coding sequence ATGGCATCCGTCGTCAGCCTGGCACAGGCCAAAAGCCTGGTCGTCTGCACAGAAGCCAGCCCAGAAGGCTTTGACCTAGTGCAATACACGGCGGCAACAACCTTTGACGCTACCGCTGAAACAATTTTTGATCGGCTGATTGGCTTTAAACCAGGAACAACAGAGTTGCAGCCTAGGCTGGCCACTAGCTGGGAGATAAGCGATGACGGCTTGAGCTACACCTTCCACCTACGTCCGGATGTCCACTTTCACACAACCAGCTACTTCACCCCGACTCGCACCTTTAATGCTGACGATGTGATCTGGACTTTCAAGCGCCCGATGGATCGCAAAGCCCCCTGGTACGACAGCGCTATCCGTGGCTACGCCTATTTTGACAGTATGGCCATGGGTGAATTGATTAAGTCAGTTGAAAAACTCGACGCGATGACAGTTCGCTTCACCCTTACGCGTCCGGATGCAGCTTTTCTGGCTGATCTGGCAATGGGCTTTACTTCTATCTACTCAGCTGAGTACGGCGACCAACTCCTAGCTGCAGGGAAAACCGGCCTTATTAATAGTCAGCCAATTGGCACCGGCCCCTTCGTTTTTGGCCGCTATGTTAAAGACGCTCAAGTACGCTTTAAGGCCAACCCTGCCTATTTCGGTGGAAAGCCCAAGATCGATCAACTAATTTTCGCCATTTCAACTGACGCATCTGTACGACTGCAAAAACTCAGAGCTGGCGAGTGTCAGGTTGCACTGTTACCTAAGGCCGAAGACATCCCAAAGCTGCGAGAGGACAGCAATCTGGCAGTAGAAGAAATTGATGCGTTGATGACTAATTATCTGACCATCAACACCGAACACCCACCTCTGGACGACGCCAGAGTTCGAAAAGCAATCAATCTTGCAATTGATAGAAAAGCGCTGCTTAACGCGATGTCCGGGGGAGGACAACTTACACCAGCAGTTAACCCTTATCCATCCTCGATGCTCGGCTATGACGAGACAGCTAAGCCAATACAGCGCGACCTAGAGGAAGCGAAAAGATTATTAAAGGAAGCAGGTGTCAACGATCTGAAAATTGATTTGTTCATGCGTAATGGCAGCTCGACAAGCGTACCTAATCCAGGTCTGATCGCTCAGATGATTCAGGCCGATCTGGCTCAAGCCAACATTTCTTTGAATATCCGAATGCTGGAATGGGGCGAACTACTTCGACGAGCTAAGAACGGAGAACATGATCTGGCATTGCTCGGCTGGATGAGTGACAACGGTGACCCGGACAACTTCCTCGGTCCCAATCTTTCCTGCGCTGCCGCCAAGTCTGGCGAGAACCAGGCCCGTTGGTGTAATCAGGAGTTCGAAAGTCTGATCCAGAAAGCAAAACTAGTTACTGATCCCGCAACCCGCGCAGATCTATACAAACAGGCGCTTCAAGTTTTCCAACGCGAATTACCCTGGGTTGCCCTGTCACATCCAAGGATGTACGTCGTCCTGAACAAGAAAGTCAGCGGATACGTCATCAGCCCACTTGGCAACAGTAACTTTTCAACTGTAGAGCTGAAGTAA
- a CDS encoding OprD family outer membrane porin, whose product MAAGLQAQAGESKNQADAPGFVEGQSLDFITRNFYSHERARDNSSFSIPKENGRESTHDRYSWVQSNRLQYSSGYTQGTIGFGLDLTAFNAINLEKGKGRIAGGGNRTLANSDGEAEDQWSKMGVANIRLRASSTEFKAGRFQVETPVFNSNDNRALPATFTGLALISDEIEHLTLQAGDFRRASPRTGAGDEPLTTEYGTREVKGDHLRYLGGDYLATDKLTLSLYSAHFEDVWNQYYFGLGHDLGDRDTLALHTAFNLYSTRDTGSREAGYIDNNIWSLGFTLSHQAHSLTLAWQQVDGDEYFDYVHETAAIYLSNSLYSDYNGPNEKSAQIRYDIDWSYYGVPGLTTAFWYAKGWDIDGTHYDGGRNGAYGNYNEVLAQDDERHREYAVYLNYKVQSGQIKDTTFKLLYMSHRATKNQVDGSGDELRIVTTLPFNLF is encoded by the coding sequence ATGGCTGCTGGGCTACAAGCTCAGGCGGGCGAGTCTAAAAATCAGGCGGATGCCCCGGGTTTTGTCGAAGGACAAAGTCTGGACTTCATAACTCGCAACTTTTATTCCCACGAACGAGCAAGGGACAACAGCAGTTTCAGTATCCCTAAAGAGAACGGTAGAGAGAGCACTCACGATCGCTACAGCTGGGTCCAGTCGAACCGTCTCCAATACAGCTCGGGTTACACACAAGGCACCATCGGTTTCGGTCTGGACCTTACGGCGTTCAACGCCATCAACCTGGAAAAAGGCAAAGGCCGCATCGCCGGAGGCGGCAACCGTACGCTGGCGAACAGTGACGGCGAAGCAGAAGATCAGTGGTCAAAAATGGGCGTAGCGAATATCCGCCTGCGCGCCTCATCAACTGAGTTCAAAGCAGGCCGCTTTCAAGTAGAAACACCGGTCTTTAACTCAAATGACAACCGTGCACTGCCTGCCACCTTTACTGGTTTGGCCTTAATCAGTGATGAAATCGAACACCTGACCCTCCAAGCCGGCGACTTCCGCCGCGCCAGCCCTCGAACCGGTGCTGGCGACGAGCCGCTGACCACCGAATACGGTACGCGCGAGGTGAAAGGCGACCACCTGCGCTACCTAGGCGGCGACTATCTGGCGACGGATAAGCTGACGCTCTCCCTCTACTCCGCACACTTCGAGGATGTCTGGAACCAGTATTACTTCGGACTAGGACACGACCTCGGCGACCGCGACACCCTGGCACTGCACACTGCATTCAATCTGTACAGCACCCGTGACACGGGCTCCCGTGAAGCAGGCTATATCGACAACAACATCTGGAGCCTGGGCTTCACCTTGAGCCATCAAGCCCACTCGCTAACCCTGGCGTGGCAACAAGTTGATGGTGATGAGTACTTCGATTACGTGCATGAAACCGCCGCGATCTACCTGTCCAACTCTCTGTATTCGGACTACAACGGCCCCAACGAGAAATCAGCCCAAATCCGCTATGACATCGACTGGAGCTACTACGGTGTTCCGGGCCTGACCACAGCATTCTGGTATGCCAAGGGCTGGGATATTGATGGCACCCACTACGACGGTGGCCGTAACGGTGCGTACGGCAACTACAACGAAGTGCTGGCGCAAGATGACGAACGGCACCGCGAATATGCGGTTTATCTTAACTACAAGGTGCAAAGTGGGCAGATTAAGGACACGACCTTCAAACTGCTCTACATGTCGCACCGGGCTACTAAAAACCAAGTTGATGGCAGTGGTGATGAACTGCGTATCGTAACCACACTTCCATTCAACCTGTTCTGA